A DNA window from Vanacampus margaritifer isolate UIUO_Vmar chromosome 19, RoL_Vmar_1.0, whole genome shotgun sequence contains the following coding sequences:
- the nhsl1b gene encoding NHS-like protein 1 isoform X9, with the protein MRLTARAVPTDVIAINVTGAIFDRQASVRRSLVGTDTVSRRPTKVKRRKTISGLPDDDVLLESAAKGRGGELRPHSMFIPGQYSTLGRVGSVNSALRRSRTRDSSCQTDEVKVVPPSMRRIRAQRGQGIAAQMAAISTSSSTGSISVCGSDGSGLRRRNGDPSPFSSLPRQGARVSLSADPIYSSTPIKAQDGGAPRRQIGKLQADDTAVHMRKAPRTGALPRPRSQEVRRTLSGDWGGGPACAVSPHAAYATSLIPNATLSRSAQVVALSAAGQPTARPVSRAEPLVSHSPTCPSLATSGATPEGSSLAPASPSLQTDEQWIYDTAENVAVPQRTLTSSSSTPVNQLYASLEASSRTTTDSSSLHSQDNDGYYTSMHLDSGLRSRSHGNRAARHSMYECRQMAAHQDEYGSLYGDRSLSRSISLRKSKKPPPPPTRTDSLRRKAGPKKPLGGTLDPNLIASLQHSLQLGLRLGRGPGASPSSPSHSPSSDYDDPWVPRPRSQSSVSAGSSAASANGVSNAYSLCQVTPAHSDSSSLRSDYADSWGYYAEYPPRNHHGEQSAPPTPVAQSADGVSSGPQQNGSGERPGTPLQEERLPAKSKTSSPERVHRLTSPSSGYSSQSNTPTAGTPVPNGIRSTSPSGSRPRPKVPERKSSLLSSLSVSSSSTSLSSTTSDSPKAPAHLPLTSSSAPTTPLSPPPPFPADMNVDMPPPPGCSTSPEFPPPPSDEMLFGPTLCPPSPPASLTVPPPPPPPPPLPASLAVRPRKAAAKAELPESPAKCPAFLITPFALQSVRLRSVARTRKESDGRLDSDECRPALRNGSSEDPAPPPVSELPEEPSLDGGLRGDAADNDKVDERNCLLRIEEVQKALPSDGGPPVKRKPPATAKKDKLSFALSPNPQPVQEAVPSPCRDADAAAQSHEQSCETAAQIAGVSDPEIFHDEDEDEDDGTEDGGSSWADSVNSQENDAGDVFDEAAPDGTPETASMVTPTPTPTRTTEDLFAAIHRSKRKVLGRKESEEDKPRSGSQSPPATPPTTPPCGSPVSACLSRPSGSIQRPLRKSSTSSDNFKALLLKKGSRSDGAFRMSAAEMLRSTDPRWQRERDPPPPPSSPPRGKRAADERGRYEAPALSPPAAFKYGRSRTPPSAASSKYNARCRILSSPMTVICERDGEYADANATLSDDGGR; encoded by the exons CTGCGAAAGGACGCGGCGGAGAGCTGCGGCCGCACTCCATGTTCATCCCGGGCCAGTACTCCACGCTGGGCCGGGTGGGAAGCGTCAACTCGGCGCTGCGGCGCTCGCGCACCCGAGATTCCAGCTGCCAGACGGACGAGGTGAAGGTGGTGCCGCCGTCCATGAGGAGAATCCGCGCTCAGCGAGGGCAGGGCATCGCCGCCCAGATGGCCGCCATCTCCACGTCCTCCTCCACCGGCAGCATCTCCGTCTGCGGCAGCGACGGCTCGGGCCTCCGCCGGCGGAACGGGGACCCTTCGCCGTTCAGCAGTCTGCCCCGCCAAGGCGCCAGGGTGTCCCTCAGCGCCGACCCCATCTACAGCAGCACCCCCATCAAGGCGCAAGATGGCGGCGCTCCGCGGCGGCAAATCGGAAAGCTGCAGGCGGACGACACGGCGGTGCACATGAGGAAGGCCCCGAGGACGGGCGCCCTCCCCAGGCCCAGGTCCCAGGAGGTGAGGCGGACGCTTTCCGGCGACTGGGGCGGGGGTCCGGCCTGTGCGGTGTCGCCGCATGCCGCCTACGCCACCTCGCTCATCCCCAACGCCACGCTGTCCCGTTCGGCGCAGGTGGTCGCCCTCAGCGCGGCGGGACAGCCCACGGCTCGGCCTGTCTCTCGGGCCGAGCCCCTCGTCAGCCACAGCCCCACCTGTCCGTCGCTGGCCACTTCCGGCGCAACACCGGAGGGGAGCAGCCTGGCGCCCGCGTCACCTTCCCTTCAGACGGACGAGCAGTGGATCTACGACACGGCAGAGAACGTGGCGGTCCCGCAGCGGACGCTGACGTCCAGCTCGTCCACTCCCGTCAATCAGCTGTACGCCAGCCTGGAGGCCTCATCTCGGACCACCACCGATTCCAGCTCGCTCCACTCCCAAGACAACGACGGCTATTACACCTCCATGCACTTGGACTCGGGTCTGCGTTCGCGTAGTCACGGCAACCGGGCCGCCAGGCACAGCATGTACGAGTGCCGGCAGATGGCCGCCCATCAGGACGAGTACGGGAGCTTGTACGGCGACCGCTCCTTGTCCCGAAGCATCTCCCTGCGCAAGTCCAAGAAGCCCCCGCCGCCCCCGACTCGAACCGACTCCCTAAGACGCAAAGCCGGTCCCAAGAAACCCCTCGGGGGCACGTTGGACCCCAACCTGATCGCCAGCCTGCAGCACAGCCTCCAGCTGGGGCTGCGGCTCGGCAGAGGTCCCGGCGCCTCGCCGTCGTCGCCCTCGCACAGTCCCAGCAGCGACTACGACGACCCTTGGGTGCCGCGTCCGCGGAGTCAGAGTAGCGTTAGCGCCGGCAGTTCGGCCGCCAGCGCAAACGGCGTCTCCAACGCGTACTCGCTTTGCCAGGTCACGCCCGCGCACAGCGACAGCAGCAGCCTGCGATCCGACTATGCCGACTCGTGGGGCTACTACGCGGAATACCCGCCACGCAACCACCACGGTGAGCAGAGCGCACCGCCGACGCCGGTGGCACAGAGCGCGGACGGCGTGTCAAGCGGGCCTCAGCAGAACGGGAGCGGCGAGAGGCCGGGAACGCCGCTTCAGGAGGAAAGGCTGCCGGCAAAAAGTAAAACGTCCTCGCCGGAGCGAGTGCACAGGCTGACGTCGCCCTCCAGCGGCTACTCCAGCCAGTCCAACACCCCCACCGCCGGGACCCCCGTCCCCAACGGGATCAGGTCCACGTCCCCCTCGGGCAGCCGCCCCAGACCCAAAGTCCCCGAGAGGAAATCTTCTCTGCTCTCGTCGCTTTCCGTCTCGTCTTCTTCCACCTCCCTCTCGTCCACCACGTCCGACTCGCCCAAGGCGCCGGCGCACCTGCCGCTGACCTCGTCCTCGGCTCCGACCACGCCGCTAAGCCCGCCGCCGCCCTTCCCAGCCGACATGAATGTAGatatgccgccgccgccgggatGCTCCACGTCCCCGGAGTTCCCACCGCCACCCTCGGACGAAATGCTCTTCGGCCCCACCTTGTGTCCTCCTTCGCCTCCTGCGTCCCTCACGgttccgccgccgccgccgccgcctcctccgttGCCTGCTTCCCTCGCCGTCCGCCCCAGAAAGGCGGCGGCCAAAGCCGAGCTTCCGGAAAGTCCCGCAAAGTGTCCCGCCTTCCTCATCACGCCGTTTGCCCTGCAGAGTGTCCGGCTGCGCTCGGTCGCACGCACGCGGAAGGAGAGCGACGGCCGCCTGGACTCGGACGAGTGTCGGCCCGCCTTGCGCAACGGCTCCTCGGAGGATCCTGCTCCGCCGCCTGTCTCCGAGCTCCCGGAGGAGCCGTCGTTGGACGGCGGTCTCCGAGGTGACGCGGCTGACAACGACAAAGTTGATGAGCGGAACTGCCTGCTGAGGATAGAAGAAGTGCAGAAAGCATTGCCGAGCGACGGCGGCCCCCCCGTCAAACGGAAGCCCCCCGCCACGGCCAAGAAAGACAAATTGTCTTTTGCCCTGTCGCCGAATCCCCAACCAGTCCAGGAGGCGGTCCCGTCTCCGTGCAGGGACGCGGACGCAGCGGCGCAATCGCACGAGCAAAGTTGCGAGACGGCTGCCCAAATCGCCGGCGTCTCGGACCCGGAAATCTTCcacgacgaggacgaggacgaggacgacggCACCGAGGACGGCGGCAGCAGTTGGGCGGACTCCGTCAACTCCCAGGAGAACGACGCAG GTGACGTGTTTGACGAGGCGGCGCCCGACGGGACCCCGGAGACGGCCAGCATGGTCACCCCCACTCCCACGCCCACCCGGACCACCGAGGACCTCTTCGCCGCCATACACAG GTCCAAGCGGAAGGTCCTGGGTCGCAAAGAGTCGGAAGAAGACAAGCCCCGGTCGGGGAGTCAGTCGCCCCCCGCGACGCCCCCCACCACGCCCCCCTGCGGCTCCCCCGTGTCGGCGTGCTTGTCGCGGCCGTCGGGCTCCATCCAGCGTCCGCTGCGCAAGTCGTCCACCAGCAGCGACAACTTCAAAGCGCTGCTGCTGAAGAAGGGCAGCCGTTCGGACGGCGCCTTCCGCATGTCCGCCGCCGAGATGCTGCGTTCCACCGACCCCCGCTGGCAGCGCGAGCGCgaccccccgccgccgccgtcctcgCCGCCCCGCGGCAAGCGCGCGGCGGACGAGCGCGGCCGCTACGAGGCGCCGGCGCTGTCGCCGCCGGCCGCCTTCAAGTACGGCCGCTCGCGCACGCCCCCGTCGGCCGCCAGCAGCAAATACAACGCGCGATGTCGGATCCTCAGCAGCCCCATGACCGTCATCTGCGAGCGAGACGGCGAGTACGCCGACGCCAACGCCACCTTATCTGACGACGGCGGCCGTTGA
- the tmem18 gene encoding transmembrane protein 18: MTSPKPVNISSIPIDGFSNLRITSIWTFLMSVKWSEPWLLAALAFHIVCLCLTLLTCKFYRAQICHFLLIIALVSSAEYLNELAAMNWRLFSEFQYFDSKGMFISLVFSIPLLFNAVIIVTVWLSRTFSTMVQLKTLQLKRKARLAKKSH, from the exons ATGACAAGCCCCAAACCCGTCAACATCAGCTCCATACCCATCGACGGCTTTAGCAATTTAAGAATTACCTCCATTTGGACCTTCCTCATGTCT GTGAAGTGGTCGGAGCCGTGGCTGCTGGCTGCTTTGGCGTTTCACATCGTTTGTCTTTGCCTGACTTTGCTGACGTGCAAGTTTTACAGAGCGCAGATCTGCCACTTCCTGCTCATCA TTGCCTTAGTATCCAGTGCTGAATATTTAAATGAGCTGGCAGCAATGAACTGGAG GTTGTTCTCCGAGTTCCAGTACTTTGACTCCAAGGGAATGTTCATCTCGTTGGTCTTCTCCATCCCGTTGCTCTTCAACGCCGTCATCATTGTG ACGGTGTGGCTCTCCAGGACCTTCTCCACGATGGTCCAGCTGAAGACGCTGCAGCTCAAGCGCAAGGCGCGCCTTGCCAAGAAAAGCCACTGA